From a single Accipiter gentilis chromosome 8, bAccGen1.1, whole genome shotgun sequence genomic region:
- the USE1 gene encoding vesicle transport protein USE1, whose translation MAATRLELNLMRLLSRCEALAAERRDPEEWRLEKYVAALEDMLRELKKQSSKPAPELLNEYSRKVDFLKGLLEAEKLSSSTEKALANQFLAPGRTPTTTKERTPATKTVHLQTKARCTGKMRSELLGTDPLAIDDSEELNIRKRKGLTSDEKQSAVELDAVLQHHQDMQEKLAEEMLSLARSLKNNTLAAQNVIKQDNQTLSHSLRMADQNFEKLKDESDRLEQHAKKSVNWLLWIMLIVVCFIFISMILFIRIFPKLK comes from the exons ATGGCCGCGACGCGGCTGGAGCTGAACCTGATGCGGCTCTTGAGCCGGTGCGAGGCGctggcggcggagcggcgggaccCCGAGGAGTGGCGGCTGGAGAAG TATGTGGCCGCTCTTGAAGACATGCTCCGAGAGCTGAAGAAGCAGTCCAG CAAGCCAGCCCCAGAACTGCTGAATGAATACTCTCGTAAAGTGGACTTCCTAAAGGGActtttagaagctgaaaaattg TCTTCATCAACTGAAAAGGCTCTGGCAAATCAGTTCTTGGCCCCGGGACGTACCCCTACAACAACCAAAGAGAGAACCCCAGCTACTAAAACAGTCCATTTGCAGACAAAGGCTCGTTGCACAGGCAAGATGAGGAGTGAGCTGCTTGGTACA GACCCCTTGGCTATCGATG attctgaGGAGTTAAACATAAGGAAGCGGAA AGGCCTTACATCTGATGAGAAGCAGTCAGCAGTCGAGCTGGATGCTGTGTTACAGCATCATCAGGATATGCAGGAGAAGTTAGCTGAAGAAATGCTAAGTTTGGCTCGCAGTCTCAAAAACAACACTCTGGCTGCGCAGAATGTGATAAAACAAGATAACCAG ACACTATCACATTCTCTCAGGATGGCAGACCAGAACTTTGAGAAGCTCAAGGATGAATCTGACCGCCTTGAACAGCACGCAAAGAAATCGGTCAACTGGCTATTATGGATAATGTTAATTGTCGTTTGTTTTATATTCATCAGCATGATTCTCTTTATCAGGATTTTCCCCAAActaaaatga